One Microbispora sp. ZYX-F-249 genomic region harbors:
- a CDS encoding cellulase family glycosylhydrolase translates to MRQVSSLRRRLSLSAAAVALLAAGAGVAGAHAASAAAAGCQVNYTVTNQWQGGFGASVSVRNLGDAINGWKLTWSFPAGQTITQLWNGSHTQSGSQVTVSNLSYNGSLPSGGSTEFGFNGSWNGSNPAPSSFALNGVTCTGGVTSASPSPSPSSSPTRSPSPSPSPSPSVTPATGTPVERHGQLHVCGTTMCDKNNAKVQLRGVSSMWLNWETAPYAENLSALKWMRDNWNLQVFRAAMGVEPAGAYLSDPNKARAQVETIINNAVAAGVYVIVDFHAHEAHKEQAQAVAFFSDLAKRYGHLPNVIWEDWNEPLQLSWTGVLKPYHQAVVSAIRAADPDNIIVLGTPTWSQDVDTAATSPVSGTNLMYTLHFYSCTHGASLRAKGDAAIRAGLPLFVTEWGASNADGGLDGRVCLDEAQTWINWMKANGISWAAWKLDVGTDSTNILSPGAPVTGGWNNYLHGHAPFVVANMK, encoded by the coding sequence ATGCGACAAGTCAGCTCTTTGCGCCGCCGGTTGAGCCTGTCGGCCGCCGCCGTCGCGCTGTTGGCGGCCGGCGCCGGAGTGGCCGGCGCGCACGCCGCCTCGGCGGCCGCGGCCGGATGCCAGGTCAACTACACGGTCACCAACCAGTGGCAAGGCGGCTTCGGCGCGAGCGTCAGCGTCCGCAACCTCGGTGACGCGATCAACGGCTGGAAGCTGACCTGGTCGTTCCCCGCCGGGCAGACCATCACCCAGCTCTGGAACGGCAGCCACACCCAGTCCGGCTCCCAGGTCACGGTGAGCAACCTCTCCTACAACGGCAGCCTCCCCAGCGGGGGCAGCACGGAGTTCGGGTTCAACGGCAGCTGGAACGGCTCCAACCCGGCGCCCTCCAGCTTCGCGCTGAACGGCGTGACCTGCACCGGCGGCGTCACGTCCGCCAGCCCGTCCCCCTCCCCCTCGTCCTCCCCCACGCGTTCGCCCTCTCCCTCGCCCTCGCCGAGCCCCAGCGTCACGCCCGCCACCGGCACTCCCGTCGAACGGCACGGCCAGCTGCACGTCTGCGGCACCACGATGTGCGACAAGAACAACGCGAAGGTCCAGCTGCGCGGCGTGAGCAGCATGTGGCTCAACTGGGAGACCGCCCCGTACGCCGAGAACCTGTCCGCCCTGAAGTGGATGCGGGACAACTGGAACCTGCAGGTCTTCCGGGCCGCGATGGGCGTGGAGCCGGCCGGCGCCTACCTGAGCGACCCGAACAAGGCCCGCGCACAGGTGGAGACAATCATCAACAACGCCGTCGCCGCCGGGGTGTACGTGATCGTGGACTTCCACGCGCATGAGGCCCACAAGGAGCAGGCGCAGGCGGTGGCGTTCTTCTCCGACCTGGCCAAGCGCTACGGTCACCTGCCCAACGTCATCTGGGAGGACTGGAACGAGCCGCTGCAGCTCAGCTGGACCGGCGTGCTGAAGCCGTACCACCAGGCGGTCGTGTCCGCGATCCGCGCCGCCGATCCGGACAACATCATCGTGCTCGGCACCCCGACCTGGTCGCAGGACGTGGACACCGCGGCGACCAGCCCCGTCTCCGGCACCAACCTCATGTACACGCTGCACTTCTACTCGTGCACGCACGGCGCCTCACTGCGCGCCAAGGGCGACGCGGCGATCAGGGCCGGCCTGCCGCTGTTCGTCACCGAGTGGGGCGCGAGCAACGCCGACGGCGGCCTCGACGGCAGGGTCTGCCTCGACGAGGCGCAGACCTGGATCAACTGGATGAAGGCCAACGGCATCTCCTGGGCCGCTTGGAAGCTCGACGTCGGCACCGACTCCACCAACATCCTCTCCCCCGGCGCGCCGGTCACCGGCGGGTGGAACAACTACCTGCACGGCCACGCCCCGTTCGTCGTCGCCAACATGAAGTAA
- a CDS encoding serine hydrolase domain-containing protein: protein MYVFRSMLAAVCAALMILVPPCVASPAAAATGIPDERALADFFDAAMADGLAAGHVPGAVVSVVGGGKTLFSKGYGLADVENRRPFDPDTSMVRIASITKLFTWTAVMQQVQQGKLDLKADVNRYLTAVRIPATYPRPITLQDLMDHTAGFEDRTIGVGARSKDDVPPLADYLAGNMPARVRPPGEVSAYSNYGAALAGYIVSRVSGQPYDEYVRDHILDPLAMRHSTAAEPVPAPLAADLARSYDYEGGAYRRKPFVFDNLAPDGSISATASDMAHFMIAHLRNGRFGDRRILDEPTARLMHRRSFAADPRVDGYAHGFKEQTLNGHRVIMHDGGWEGFQSALLLVPDADLGLFVSMNGLGGADAFTDMIPAFFDRFLPGKRAVPEGGASVTPVEGFYKLTRSAESSIEKVVALTGATRLRVEGGKLIFRGSTWSPLGPGLYQQDGGTQRLALVTGGSGAAYVATDGPAYQHVSWWDTPPVNVVIVLLFAVTALTAVLGLPVAAVVRRAKRRPVPRVWRAGRVLTGLAAAAGLVFVVLFTLVLTGDTSILYGVPANVQVLLVLPLLVLALTVAGIATTVKAWPHAGVLARVHQVVVLAGLVALLWFCRHWNLLGWHL from the coding sequence GTGTATGTCTTCCGTTCGATGCTCGCCGCGGTGTGCGCGGCGCTGATGATCCTCGTGCCGCCCTGCGTCGCCTCCCCTGCCGCGGCGGCTACCGGTATCCCGGACGAACGTGCGCTGGCGGACTTCTTCGACGCCGCGATGGCGGACGGGCTGGCGGCGGGCCACGTGCCGGGCGCGGTCGTCTCGGTGGTGGGCGGTGGGAAGACGCTCTTCAGCAAGGGGTACGGACTGGCCGACGTCGAGAACCGCAGGCCCTTCGACCCGGACACCTCGATGGTCCGGATCGCCTCGATCACCAAGCTGTTCACCTGGACCGCGGTGATGCAGCAGGTTCAGCAGGGCAAGCTGGACCTGAAGGCGGACGTGAACCGCTACCTCACCGCGGTCCGGATCCCCGCGACCTACCCCCGGCCGATCACGCTGCAGGATCTGATGGACCACACGGCCGGGTTCGAGGACCGCACGATCGGCGTGGGGGCGCGGAGCAAGGACGACGTGCCGCCCTTGGCGGACTATCTCGCGGGCAACATGCCCGCGCGGGTGCGCCCGCCCGGCGAGGTGTCCGCGTACTCGAACTATGGGGCGGCGCTGGCCGGATACATCGTGTCGCGGGTGAGCGGGCAGCCGTACGACGAGTACGTGCGCGACCACATCCTCGACCCGCTCGCGATGCGGCACAGCACGGCCGCCGAGCCCGTCCCCGCCCCCTTGGCCGCGGACCTGGCGCGCAGCTACGACTACGAGGGCGGGGCGTATCGGCGCAAACCGTTCGTCTTCGACAACCTCGCCCCCGACGGATCGATCAGCGCCACCGCGAGCGACATGGCCCACTTCATGATCGCCCACCTGCGGAACGGACGCTTCGGCGACCGGCGCATCCTCGACGAGCCGACGGCCCGGCTCATGCACCGGCGGTCGTTCGCGGCCGATCCGCGCGTCGACGGGTACGCCCACGGGTTCAAGGAGCAGACGCTCAACGGACATCGCGTGATCATGCACGACGGTGGCTGGGAGGGCTTCCAGAGCGCGTTGCTGCTGGTGCCCGACGCCGACCTCGGCCTGTTCGTCTCCATGAACGGTCTGGGCGGTGCCGACGCCTTCACCGACATGATTCCCGCCTTCTTCGACCGCTTCCTGCCCGGAAAGCGCGCCGTGCCCGAGGGCGGTGCTTCCGTCACGCCTGTCGAAGGCTTCTACAAGCTCACCCGGTCCGCCGAGTCCAGCATCGAGAAGGTGGTCGCCCTGACCGGCGCCACCCGGCTGCGGGTGGAGGGCGGAAAGCTGATCTTCCGGGGCTCGACATGGAGCCCGCTGGGGCCCGGGCTGTATCAGCAGGACGGCGGCACGCAGCGGCTGGCGCTCGTGACCGGCGGGAGCGGTGCCGCCTACGTGGCCACGGACGGCCCCGCCTACCAACACGTTTCCTGGTGGGATACCCCGCCGGTCAACGTCGTCATCGTCCTGCTGTTCGCCGTCACCGCCCTGACCGCCGTGCTCGGCCTGCCGGTGGCCGCGGTGGTCCGCCGGGCCAAGAGGCGTCCCGTACCGCGTGTCTGGCGCGCGGGGCGTGTCCTGACCGGGCTCGCCGCCGCGGCCGGACTGGTGTTCGTGGTGCTGTTCACGCTGGTCCTGACCGGCGACACGAGCATCCTGTACGGCGTGCCGGCCAACGTCCAGGTCCTCCTGGTGCTGCCGCTGCTGGTCCTCGCACTCACCGTCGCCGGGATC
- a CDS encoding response regulator transcription factor, with translation MIRTLLVDDESLIRAGLRFIIESAPDVEVVGEAEDGIQAVDAVRRLRPDVVLMDVRMPRYDGLAATGAIRRLSRAPAVIILTTFDSDEHVFTALEAGACGFLLKDTSPHDLIRAIRLAHGGDSMLSPQVTRRLIHRLTTDQPIRRRRDALARLETLTGREREVLVEVGLGRSNTEIAARLNMSEATVKSHISHLFDKLAVTNRVQVAIAAYRAGLVD, from the coding sequence ATGATCAGGACACTGCTGGTTGACGACGAGTCGCTGATCCGCGCGGGGCTGCGGTTCATCATCGAGTCCGCACCCGACGTGGAGGTCGTGGGCGAGGCCGAGGACGGCATCCAGGCCGTCGACGCGGTCCGCCGCCTCCGGCCCGACGTGGTCCTGATGGACGTCAGGATGCCCCGGTACGACGGCCTGGCCGCCACCGGGGCCATCCGCCGGCTCTCCCGGGCACCCGCGGTGATCATCCTCACCACGTTCGACAGCGACGAGCACGTTTTCACCGCACTGGAGGCGGGAGCCTGCGGGTTCCTGCTCAAGGACACCTCGCCGCACGACCTGATCCGGGCGATCCGTCTCGCGCACGGCGGTGACTCGATGCTGTCCCCGCAGGTCACTCGGCGGCTGATCCACCGGCTCACCACCGACCAGCCCATTCGGCGCCGCCGTGACGCGCTCGCCCGGCTGGAGACCCTGACCGGCCGCGAGCGCGAGGTGCTCGTCGAGGTCGGGCTCGGCCGCTCCAACACCGAGATCGCAGCCCGCCTGAACATGAGCGAGGCCACGGTCAAGAGCCACATCTCCCACCTGTTCGACAAGCTCGCCGTCACGAACCGCGTACAGGTGGCCATCGCCGCCTACCGCGCCGGTCTGGTCGACTGA
- a CDS encoding sensor histidine kinase, with protein MLSYRAALRRVAPLGPHAISAASMALCLFLTVLAVKTPWAPLPRPVIAAAGLAGTGAVWFRDRWPVAVAVAGAGAYVLSGNPGPLLISLFSGAGTRFPALAAIGMAGFLAQQWVDGGRLGTDALIAALTATGVTLAAGAYVSTRRELTRSLRERAERAETEQRLRNEQARLAERGRIAREMHDVLAHKITLISLHAGGLEVNAGAAPERVEREAALIRVSAQEALEELRKILGVLRAGRGDDDDGFPDLRRLVDSWVSAGGTVTLHGDIGTWPLETARAAHRLVQEGLTNAHKHAQGAPVTVTATGSREDGVVIAVANGRSPQPSTETGAGVGLVGLAERFRLIGGTVHGGPDDAGGWRLEGRLPWHAADASPRESHDQDTAG; from the coding sequence ATGCTGTCGTACCGCGCGGCGCTGCGGCGGGTGGCCCCGCTCGGGCCACACGCGATCAGCGCGGCCTCCATGGCGCTCTGCCTGTTCCTCACCGTCCTGGCGGTCAAGACGCCGTGGGCGCCGCTGCCGCGACCCGTCATCGCCGCCGCCGGGCTGGCGGGCACGGGTGCGGTGTGGTTCCGGGACCGGTGGCCGGTCGCGGTGGCCGTCGCCGGAGCGGGCGCGTACGTGCTGTCGGGCAATCCTGGGCCGCTGCTGATCAGCCTGTTCTCCGGCGCGGGCACGCGCTTCCCGGCGCTGGCGGCCATCGGCATGGCGGGGTTCCTGGCCCAGCAGTGGGTGGACGGCGGCCGGTTGGGCACGGACGCGCTGATCGCGGCGCTGACCGCCACCGGGGTCACGCTGGCGGCGGGCGCGTACGTCAGCACCCGCCGCGAGCTGACCCGATCACTGCGCGAGCGCGCCGAACGCGCCGAGACCGAGCAGCGTCTACGCAACGAGCAGGCGCGGTTAGCTGAGCGCGGCCGGATCGCCCGGGAGATGCACGACGTGCTCGCGCACAAGATAACGCTCATCTCGCTGCACGCCGGCGGCCTGGAGGTGAACGCCGGCGCAGCGCCGGAGCGCGTCGAGCGGGAGGCGGCGCTGATCAGGGTCAGCGCGCAGGAGGCGCTCGAAGAGCTGCGCAAGATCCTCGGCGTGCTGCGCGCCGGGCGGGGCGATGACGACGACGGCTTCCCCGACCTGCGGCGGCTGGTGGACTCCTGGGTATCGGCCGGCGGGACCGTCACCCTGCACGGCGACATCGGCACGTGGCCATTGGAGACGGCCAGGGCCGCGCATCGCCTCGTCCAGGAGGGCCTGACCAATGCGCACAAGCACGCCCAAGGCGCCCCGGTCACGGTCACGGCCACCGGGAGCAGGGAAGACGGCGTCGTGATCGCGGTCGCCAACGGACGATCGCCCCAGCCGAGTACGGAGACCGGCGCCGGGGTCGGACTGGTGGGCCTGGCGGAGCGTTTCCGGCTTATCGGCGGAACGGTGCACGGCGGGCCGGACGATGCGGGAGGCTGGCGTCTCGAGGGCCGGCTGCCGTGGCACGCCGCGGACGCATCGCCGAGGGAATCACATGATCAGGACACTGCTGGTTGA
- a CDS encoding alcohol dehydrogenase catalytic domain-containing protein, with the protein MTAALPSSVRSYHVNSGDGIDGLSLRTHQPRMPGVGEVAVVVHAASLSFRDLLVLRGRYVLPVKPDVIPVSDGAGQVVAVGPGVRRVRPGDRVTATLFPQWLDGPLQPSSLPQLGGSLDGMLTELAVMPEQARPTERDHRRAPASARHRPSVPVRGSGRRVPLLRIGQPVRKGRHRNAITGFSRFLGTDCFLRSGHGGGRETSR; encoded by the coding sequence ATGACGGCGGCACTGCCATCGTCCGTACGGAGCTATCACGTCAACAGCGGCGACGGCATCGACGGGCTGTCGCTGCGGACCCACCAACCGCGCATGCCGGGCGTCGGCGAGGTCGCGGTCGTGGTCCACGCCGCCTCGCTCAGCTTCCGCGATCTGCTCGTGCTGCGCGGGCGGTACGTGCTGCCGGTGAAGCCGGACGTCATCCCCGTCTCCGACGGCGCCGGGCAGGTCGTCGCCGTGGGACCGGGTGTCCGGCGGGTGCGTCCGGGTGACCGGGTCACCGCCACGCTGTTCCCGCAGTGGCTGGACGGCCCCCTGCAGCCGTCATCCCTGCCACAACTGGGAGGTTCTCTCGACGGCATGCTCACCGAGCTCGCCGTCATGCCGGAGCAGGCCCGCCCAACTGAACGAGATCATCGCCGCGCACCGGCTTCGGCCCGTCATCGACCGAGTGTTCCCGTTCGAGGAAGCGGGCGCCGCGTTCCGTTACTACGAATCGGCCAACCCGTTCGGAAAGGTCGTCATCGGAATGCGATAACCGGTTTCTCCCGATTTCTGGGAACCGATTGTTTTTTGCGATCAGGTCACGGAGGCGGCCGGGAGACCTCGCGTTGA
- a CDS encoding lytic polysaccharide monooxygenase auxiliary activity family 9 protein: MTRLRMLLPSNDRNHRTGPGDPGPGGERRSRGLTRAGRMVVAMAAALLLTPLLASPASAHGAVSDPPARQYGCYTRWASEWQSPRMATEDPMCYKAWQADPSAMWNWNGLLRDGVAGQYQTAVPDGQLCSGGLTANGRYAAMDEPGPWKTVDKPSRFTLNLLDGSSHGADFIRVYVTKQGFDPTTQRLKWSDLELVTQTGRMPTGSTTPVEVYAPGRTGHHIVFTLWQASHLDQSYYFCSDVNFTGGPGASPSPTPTPSPTPTPTPTPSPSPTPTPSPTGSRGCSATYRVTSQWPGGFQGEVRVSAGTTAITGWTVTWTFANGEKVSSAWNATVTTSGSTISARNAAHNGSLGAGAATTFGFIGSGTSGTPTLGCVAA, translated from the coding sequence ATGACGAGGTTGCGTATGCTCCTCCCCTCGAATGACCGGAACCACAGGACCGGCCCGGGTGACCCGGGACCGGGCGGGGAGCGCCGGTCCCGCGGCCTGACCCGGGCCGGGCGGATGGTCGTCGCGATGGCGGCCGCGCTCCTGCTCACCCCTCTTCTGGCCTCCCCCGCTTCGGCGCACGGCGCGGTCAGCGACCCGCCGGCCCGGCAGTACGGCTGCTACACGCGCTGGGCCAGTGAATGGCAGTCGCCGCGGATGGCCACAGAGGACCCGATGTGCTACAAGGCCTGGCAGGCCGATCCCAGCGCGATGTGGAACTGGAACGGGCTGCTGCGGGACGGCGTCGCCGGTCAGTACCAGACCGCCGTCCCCGACGGGCAGCTGTGCAGCGGCGGCCTGACCGCCAACGGCCGGTACGCCGCGATGGACGAGCCCGGCCCGTGGAAGACGGTGGACAAGCCCAGCCGCTTCACCCTCAACCTGCTGGACGGATCGTCCCACGGCGCCGACTTCATCCGCGTCTACGTCACCAAGCAGGGGTTCGACCCCACCACGCAGCGGCTGAAGTGGAGTGACCTGGAGCTGGTCACCCAGACGGGCCGGATGCCGACGGGAAGCACGACGCCGGTCGAGGTGTACGCCCCCGGCCGCACCGGCCACCACATCGTCTTCACCCTGTGGCAGGCCAGCCACCTCGACCAGTCGTACTACTTCTGCAGCGACGTCAACTTCACCGGCGGTCCGGGCGCCTCGCCGTCCCCGACGCCCACACCGTCCCCGACGCCCACGCCCACGCCCACGCCCTCACCCTCACCGACGCCCACCCCCTCACCGACCGGCTCACGGGGCTGCTCGGCCACCTATCGGGTGACCTCGCAGTGGCCCGGCGGCTTCCAGGGCGAGGTACGGGTGTCCGCCGGCACCACGGCGATCACCGGCTGGACCGTGACCTGGACCTTCGCCAACGGGGAGAAGGTCTCCTCGGCGTGGAACGCGACCGTGACCACGAGCGGATCCACGATCAGCGCGCGCAACGCCGCCCATAACGGCTCCCTCGGCGCCGGCGCGGCCACCACGTTCGGATTCATCGGCTCCGGCACCAGCGGCACCCCCACCCTCGGCTGCGTCGCCGCCTGA
- a CDS encoding endo-1,4-beta-xylanase translates to MGANALPPSGSPRSVNSWRRALVAGAIGVLGAASALVTVSVPADAAASTLAAAAQQSGRYFGTAIASGKLGDGTYTGIANREFDMITAENEMKIDATEPQQGQFNFSSGDRIYNWATQNGKRMRGHTLAWHSQQPDWMRNMSGSSLRQAMINHINGVLNHYKGKIPYWDVVNEAYDDNNGGRRDSNLQRTGNDWIEVAFRTARAADPSAKLCYNDYNIDNWTWAKTQGVYNMVKDFKARGVPIDCVGLQSHFNSQSPYNSNYRTTISQFAALGVDVAITELDIQGGSASTYANVVNDCLAVSRCIGITVWGVRDSDSWLGANTSPLLFDSNGNKKAAYNSVLNALNAASPNPPTSPSPGTSPSPGTSPTPGGGTGSGPIRGVASGRCLDVPNASTSDGTALQIWDCNGQTNQTWSSTSAGEIRVYGNKCLDAAGTGNGAKIQIYSCWGGDNQKWRVNSDGSIQGVQSGLCLDAVGAGTGNGTQLQLYSCHGGNNQKWTWNR, encoded by the coding sequence ATGGGCGCAAACGCCTTACCCCCGTCTGGAAGCCCGCGTTCCGTCAACAGCTGGCGCCGGGCCCTGGTCGCCGGCGCGATCGGCGTGCTCGGCGCGGCCTCGGCACTGGTGACGGTGTCGGTTCCCGCCGACGCGGCGGCCAGCACGCTGGCCGCGGCGGCCCAGCAGAGCGGCCGCTACTTCGGCACCGCCATCGCCTCGGGCAAGCTCGGTGACGGGACCTACACCGGCATCGCGAACCGTGAGTTCGACATGATCACGGCCGAGAACGAGATGAAGATCGACGCCACCGAGCCGCAGCAGGGCCAGTTCAACTTCAGCAGCGGCGACCGCATCTACAACTGGGCGACCCAGAACGGCAAGAGGATGCGCGGCCACACCCTGGCCTGGCACTCCCAGCAGCCCGACTGGATGCGGAACATGTCCGGCAGTTCGCTGCGCCAGGCGATGATCAACCACATCAACGGCGTCCTGAACCACTACAAGGGCAAGATCCCCTACTGGGACGTGGTCAACGAGGCCTACGACGACAACAACGGCGGCCGCCGCGACTCCAACCTCCAGCGCACCGGCAACGACTGGATCGAGGTCGCCTTCCGCACCGCGCGGGCCGCCGACCCGTCCGCCAAGCTCTGCTACAACGACTACAACATCGACAACTGGACCTGGGCCAAGACGCAGGGCGTCTACAACATGGTCAAGGACTTCAAGGCCCGCGGCGTGCCGATCGACTGCGTCGGCCTGCAGTCGCACTTCAACAGCCAGAGCCCGTACAACAGCAACTACCGCACCACCATCTCCCAGTTCGCCGCCCTCGGCGTGGACGTCGCCATCACCGAGCTGGACATCCAGGGCGGATCGGCCTCGACCTACGCCAACGTCGTCAACGACTGCCTGGCCGTCTCCCGCTGCATCGGCATCACCGTGTGGGGTGTGCGTGACAGCGACTCCTGGCTCGGCGCGAACACCAGCCCGCTGCTGTTCGACAGCAACGGCAACAAGAAGGCCGCGTACAACTCGGTGCTGAACGCGCTCAACGCCGCCTCGCCGAACCCGCCCACCTCGCCCAGCCCCGGCACCTCGCCCAGCCCGGGCACCTCGCCGACCCCCGGCGGCGGCACCGGCAGCGGCCCGATCAGGGGTGTCGCCTCCGGACGATGCCTGGACGTGCCGAACGCGAGCACCTCGGACGGCACCGCCCTGCAGATCTGGGACTGCAACGGCCAGACCAACCAGACCTGGAGCTCCACCTCTGCCGGTGAGATCCGCGTGTACGGCAACAAGTGCCTCGACGCGGCCGGCACCGGCAACGGCGCCAAGATCCAGATCTACTCCTGCTGGGGCGGCGACAACCAGAAGTGGCGCGTCAACTCCGACGGCAGCATCCAGGGCGTCCAGTCCGGGCTGTGCCTCGACGCCGTCGGCGCCGGCACCGGCAACGGCACGCAGCTCCAGCTCTACTCCTGCCACGGCGGCAACAACCAGAAGTGGACCTGGAACCGATAA
- a CDS encoding helix-turn-helix domain-containing protein, giving the protein MITESASGGLAGALRTWRTRRRVSQLELAVRAGTTQRHVSFIESGRSTPGRSMIIRLAESLEVPIRERNELLLAAGYAPAYPQTDLDDPQLAPVRTALDRVLHGHLPYPAVIVDRHGDLVSANAGFHMITRGVDPALLAPPASVPKVLLHPRGLAPRIVNLDEWAWHIIDRVQAESLRNPSDRLRRLAAELADLAPPRPRHLPPHHLGFAVPLQLRTSDPDSRELRLITTLTHFGTATDVTIAELRLEAFLPADEATGAALAELVSW; this is encoded by the coding sequence ATGATCACCGAATCGGCGAGCGGCGGACTCGCGGGTGCGTTGCGCACGTGGCGCACCCGCCGGCGCGTCAGCCAACTCGAACTGGCGGTGCGCGCCGGCACCACCCAACGGCACGTCAGCTTCATCGAGAGCGGACGCTCGACCCCGGGCCGGTCGATGATCATACGGCTGGCCGAGTCGCTGGAGGTGCCGATCCGCGAACGCAACGAACTGCTCCTCGCCGCGGGATACGCGCCCGCGTACCCACAGACCGACCTGGACGATCCCCAGCTGGCGCCGGTCAGGACCGCCCTCGATCGCGTCCTGCACGGCCACCTGCCGTACCCGGCCGTGATCGTCGACCGGCACGGCGATCTCGTGTCGGCCAACGCCGGATTCCACATGATCACCAGGGGAGTCGACCCGGCCCTGCTCGCCCCACCGGCGAGCGTCCCCAAGGTCCTGCTCCATCCGCGAGGTCTCGCGCCGCGCATCGTCAACCTCGACGAGTGGGCATGGCACATCATCGACCGCGTCCAAGCCGAGAGCCTGCGCAATCCGAGCGATCGGCTCCGCCGCCTCGCCGCGGAACTCGCCGACCTGGCGCCACCGCGTCCACGGCACCTGCCGCCGCATCACCTCGGCTTCGCGGTGCCGCTGCAGCTCCGCACGAGCGACCCGGACAGCCGGGAACTCCGGCTGATCACCACACTCACTCACTTCGGTACGGCCACCGACGTCACCATCGCCGAACTGCGACTGGAAGCATTCCTCCCGGCCGACGAGGCGACCGGCGCCGCACTGGCCGAGCTCGTCTCGTGGTGA
- the lgt gene encoding prolipoprotein diacylglyceryl transferase, translating into MPLASIPSPAEGVWHLGFIPVRAYALCFIVAIIFGTWLGERRWHARGGEKGAISDIAVPGVIFGLIGARLYHVITDWQTYFGPRAIKEPYRALFIWEGGLSIWGAVALGGVGVWLACRRRGLALGAVADTIAPGLAFGQAIARWGNWFNQELYGGPTTLPWGLEIDQAHGGEPGVLYHPAFLYESLWDAALGFGLILAGKRFTPRHGRLFALYVAGYTFGRFWIEGLRVDPVGGVDHAVTLLGLRINQWTSIVLFAGALVYLWTTRDKEGERIALPTS; encoded by the coding sequence ATGCCCCTCGCCTCGATTCCCAGCCCTGCCGAGGGGGTTTGGCATCTCGGATTCATCCCGGTCCGGGCCTACGCATTGTGTTTCATCGTCGCGATCATCTTCGGCACCTGGCTCGGCGAACGCCGCTGGCACGCCCGCGGCGGCGAGAAAGGGGCGATCAGCGACATCGCGGTTCCCGGGGTGATTTTCGGCCTGATCGGCGCCCGTCTCTACCACGTCATCACCGACTGGCAGACCTATTTCGGCCCGCGCGCGATCAAGGAGCCGTACCGGGCGCTGTTCATCTGGGAAGGCGGGCTCAGCATCTGGGGTGCGGTCGCCCTGGGAGGCGTGGGCGTGTGGCTGGCCTGCCGCCGCCGGGGGCTCGCTCTGGGCGCCGTGGCCGACACGATCGCGCCCGGCCTCGCGTTCGGGCAGGCGATCGCCCGCTGGGGCAACTGGTTCAACCAGGAGCTGTACGGCGGTCCGACCACGCTGCCGTGGGGCCTGGAGATCGACCAGGCGCACGGCGGCGAGCCGGGTGTGCTCTACCACCCGGCGTTCCTGTACGAGTCGCTGTGGGACGCGGCACTCGGTTTCGGACTGATCCTGGCCGGTAAGCGGTTCACGCCGCGTCACGGCCGCCTGTTCGCCCTCTACGTCGCCGGCTACACGTTCGGGCGGTTCTGGATCGAGGGGCTGCGGGTCGACCCGGTGGGCGGCGTCGACCACGCGGTGACGCTCCTTGGGCTGCGGATCAATCAGTGGACCTCGATCGTGCTGTTCGCCGGCGCGCTGGTCTACCTCTGGACGACTCGCGACAAGGAAGGCGAACGGATCGCGCTGCCGACTTCATGA